ATACATTAGCCTCTTCAGCGAGGAAAAGAGTGACGTTTTGAAAGAAGTCAGTAtcacaataatattgattctTGCGCATTAATGGCtgtatcatataataattttatttatatcaagcTGTTGCATGCGTGTGTCGATGAAATTTGCGGCCGTCCAGGACCATCATATCATAAATTTAGCAATAGTATGGATTGGAGTAAAGCTGAATATGAAGGAGTTTATAAGCTGATATCAACATTATTGCGAAATCCTGCTTCTTTGTACATGGTAGAGGAAAAggtataattgataaaaattatttggataTAAATACTGAATATAAATTtggatataaataatgaaatccagtttttttttttttaaatttactaatcacaatgtaatataaatcagccaagatatatttaatgtctctttaattttaaaataattataattaaaatatttaaaaatagttacaaataattataatagaaaaatgattgTTTCAGATGCCACAAGAATACCATGAATTACCGGAGCAAGTGcaacaaaatattcttactTGCTTAAAAGTGCGTAGGGAACATCTGACAAATGCTTTATTGAGAGAACATTACAAAAGGAAACTACCAACTATAGTAGATTTTGATTGGAGATTAAAGGTATTTTATACGAACAatcattttacttttattctaTTGGCTTTATTTGCTTCATCACACTTTTTTATAGTTGGTAATGGGATCGAGCAAGATTGCTTCTTTGCGGGAATCGCTTCTTCAATTGGATCTCATAGTCGAAGATACGGAATCCCGacgtattataaatttggaaCTGAACAAAGATGAACtagatacaataataaatgctTTAGAAGCAATATAATAAGACATAgcatttttgtgatatttttataaatcaaaatgaataatttatatatatatataatgcttCTATGtgttgtattaaaattgttatattaaattataaatgtgtaGGACAGATCTTGTGATGAAATAAATACTCGCCGCTGGTACACTTTGTTTCACAGTTTATTATAGGTTATAGATAAATGTAGAATAGTTTAGTTACTATTATAACTGCTGATCGAAGATATTGGAGACTGTACTTTCGCGTCTGAGGCGACTTCGATCCAAAGGTCTCATTCACAATTTTGTAGTCTCcggcgcaaaataaataaacgagcGAGGTTTGCCTCGATGGCGCCTCAGATTGATGACGATTGCTAGAGAATGGTGTGAGTGCATAGATATCAGTCTCGGGTCGGTTTCGAagaatttcgataaaaagttCGCTCTCGTCGCCAAAATGTATCATCGCTCCAAGA
The nucleotide sequence above comes from Linepithema humile isolate Giens D197 chromosome 4, Lhum_UNIL_v1.0, whole genome shotgun sequence. Encoded proteins:
- the LOC105672311 gene encoding COMM domain-containing protein 8-like → MESSQSLYISLFSEEKSDVLKELLHACVDEICGRPGPSYHKFSNSMDWSKAEYEGVYKLISTLLRNPASLYMVEEKMPQEYHELPEQVQQNILTCLKVRREHLTNALLREHYKRKLPTIVDFDWRLKLVMGSSKIASLRESLLQLDLIVEDTESRRIINLELNKDELDTIINALEAI